One window of the Candidatus Jettenia sp. genome contains the following:
- a CDS encoding dihydroorotate dehydrogenase, translating to MSKVNVSVTLCNIKLNNPTISASGILGTTRALLKRVAENGAGAVTIKSISREPREGHKNPTVITFEAGMLNAVGYSNPGVDKAAREFTNLQDVGVPVIASVVGTHKDDFVRVIEGLSGTEFSAIEIPLSCPHTPGFGLLAGQGTPQATFDITSEVRKVTSLPIFIKLSPNISEICTVAKAAEDAGANAITAVNSMGPGMIINIEAQKPILSFQVGGVTGDALRPIAVRCIYDLYKAIKIPIIGVGGVSTGRHAIEMMMAGASAVGIGTGVYCRGIDIFKKVCEEMIQWIQENSIDDINKIVGAAHD from the coding sequence ATGTCGAAAGTAAACGTATCAGTTACTCTATGCAATATCAAATTAAACAACCCTACCATCTCGGCATCGGGAATTTTAGGTACTACGAGGGCATTACTAAAAAGAGTAGCGGAGAATGGTGCAGGAGCGGTAACTATCAAATCTATCAGCAGAGAGCCAAGGGAGGGACACAAAAACCCTACGGTTATCACATTTGAAGCAGGAATGTTGAATGCAGTAGGGTATTCTAATCCGGGCGTTGATAAAGCTGCCAGAGAATTTACCAATCTTCAGGATGTAGGCGTACCCGTGATTGCGAGTGTTGTCGGTACGCATAAAGATGATTTCGTGCGGGTTATCGAAGGTCTTTCCGGTACAGAATTTTCGGCAATAGAAATACCACTCTCCTGCCCGCATACTCCGGGATTTGGTCTTCTTGCAGGTCAGGGAACTCCTCAAGCCACCTTCGACATCACTTCTGAGGTAAGGAAGGTTACCAGCTTGCCGATATTTATTAAATTATCTCCCAATATTTCTGAAATCTGTACTGTTGCAAAAGCTGCGGAAGATGCAGGAGCTAATGCTATTACGGCGGTCAATTCAATGGGGCCTGGAATGATTATTAATATAGAGGCTCAAAAGCCCATTTTAAGTTTTCAAGTGGGAGGTGTTACCGGTGATGCCTTAAGACCTATTGCTGTAAGATGCATATATGACTTATACAAGGCCATAAAAATTCCCATTATCGGAGTAGGGGGGGTTTCAACGGGACGGCATGCTATAGAAATGATGATGGCCGGGGCATCTGCTGTAGGAATTGGCACGGGTGTTTATTGTCGGGGTATCGATATTTTTAAGAAAGTATGTGAAGAGATGATTCAGTGGATACAAGAAAACAGTATCGATGATATCAACAAGATTGTGGGTGCTGCACATGATTGA
- the ruvC gene encoding crossover junction endodeoxyribonuclease RuvC: MKILGIDPGTRIAGYGLIEKKGPGITVIEYGSIKTDKSHNFPQRLKFIHYKIMDIISKHQPDQMATEEIFYGKNIKSAIKIGEGRGIVFLCAALADIPITEYAATVVKKAVVGNGNAHKGQVQEMVKIILGLSETPKPDDVSDALAIAICHSHNVAQILQQDTDEHR, encoded by the coding sequence ATGAAAATTCTCGGAATTGATCCAGGAACACGTATTGCTGGTTATGGCTTAATAGAAAAGAAAGGCCCAGGGATAACGGTCATAGAGTACGGTTCTATTAAAACCGATAAAAGCCACAATTTCCCACAACGCCTTAAGTTCATCCATTATAAAATCATGGATATTATTTCTAAACATCAACCAGATCAAATGGCTACCGAAGAAATTTTTTACGGTAAAAATATAAAGTCTGCAATAAAGATTGGTGAAGGAAGAGGTATTGTCTTCTTATGTGCTGCATTGGCAGACATCCCTATTACAGAGTACGCAGCAACGGTTGTCAAAAAAGCGGTCGTAGGTAACGGAAATGCACACAAAGGTCAGGTGCAGGAAATGGTAAAAATCATTCTTGGCCTGTCTGAAACCCCAAAACCTGATGATGTTTCGGATGCACTTGCTATTGCAATTTGCCATAGCCATAATGTAGCCCAAATTTTACAACAGGACACAGATGAACACAGATAA
- the argB gene encoding acetylglutamate kinase, with amino-acid sequence MENAIRKASILIEATPYIRSFKDKVVVIKFGGGAMSSDEVLTNVLQDIVFMKTVGIIPILVHGGGPHITQEMTRRGLSPKFIEGHRITDVETLEIAKDILINQISASIVKKISELGNEATCIWENGYCPIKAEKYYIETKAHDGTFKRLDIGFVGKVTSIDKDRFLSLCNTRTIPIVPPIAKGTNGNAYNVNADNVAAFIAESLKAEKLVFLSNTHGIMTRPGDETSLASTLHENEVHELIDKKIISGGMLPKALACISAVKAGVKKAHIINGLIPHALLLEIFTDKGVGTQIIV; translated from the coding sequence ATGGAAAATGCCATACGCAAGGCAAGTATACTGATAGAAGCCACTCCGTATATACGATCTTTTAAAGATAAAGTTGTAGTCATTAAGTTTGGTGGAGGAGCAATGTCCAGCGATGAAGTGCTGACAAATGTACTCCAGGATATTGTGTTTATGAAAACCGTTGGCATTATACCCATACTGGTTCATGGTGGTGGCCCTCATATTACCCAGGAAATGACAAGAAGGGGCTTGAGTCCAAAATTTATTGAGGGACATAGAATTACCGACGTTGAGACCTTAGAAATAGCAAAAGACATCCTCATAAATCAAATAAGTGCTTCTATCGTAAAGAAAATCTCTGAATTAGGTAATGAGGCAACCTGCATTTGGGAAAATGGATACTGTCCAATAAAGGCAGAGAAATATTATATCGAGACAAAAGCACATGATGGTACATTTAAAAGATTAGATATTGGCTTTGTAGGCAAGGTAACATCGATCGATAAAGATAGATTCTTAAGTTTATGTAATACACGCACAATTCCCATTGTTCCTCCTATTGCAAAAGGAACAAATGGAAATGCCTATAATGTAAATGCGGATAATGTGGCAGCATTTATCGCAGAATCACTTAAGGCAGAAAAACTGGTCTTTCTCTCGAATACCCATGGCATTATGACAAGACCGGGCGATGAAACTTCATTGGCTTCTACACTGCATGAGAATGAAGTTCATGAGCTTATTGATAAAAAGATAATTAGTGGTGGTATGCTTCCTAAGGCGTTAGCATGCATTAGTGCTGTTAAAGCGGGAGTGAAAAAAGCACACATCATTAATGGATTAATTCCACATGCGCTTTTATTAGAAATTTTTACTGATAAAGGCGTTGGAACACAAATCATTGTATAG